One window from the genome of Chloroflexota bacterium encodes:
- a CDS encoding DNRLRE domain-containing protein: protein MRTKHSCYLIAALAAAIVGLLAYAAVSQARPPLALSDPPAQATLELEPTADAWIASLFAYDNFGDSIILPAGRDGQWGTRRSLLWFDLSGLPPDTLPLTATLDLGLWWGEGDPWVMAAQPLAGPWDEYGVTWSNQPAMSAPVITATVPITGDAYSLDVLPLVYEWARGRMPNYGLVLRAESEWRQGQRVFFSKEALTHPAPRLRVAYVIATSTPTPTNTPTATPTPTRTPTHTPTHTPTRTPTPTYTATPTRTPTPTATPTLTPTPTPTRTPTPTHTPRTVSTTLPLTADSWIDSWNQSANHGADGSISLRNGGVKKGLVRAELPAEAMGQSIYSARLKLYFTYRSNTGVGTLKAYRLKRAWEETTVTWLIPWEQPGASDPSDVDGTVVGSAPLNAINVWVTLEVKDAVQAWANGAENDGLLLIFDSTSSTEYRFASREYAPQAPRLELVYGVAEPTPTATPTPADSPTPTATPTLTATDTPTATATASPTPTHTPTATPTATPTPTFTPTPTHTPTASPAATATPTATAPRVSARVRLPVIAKDWWVIYGLWSRIPQ from the coding sequence ATGCGCACAAAACACTCCTGCTACCTCATCGCGGCTCTAGCGGCGGCCATCGTCGGCCTGCTGGCCTACGCCGCCGTCTCGCAGGCCAGGCCCCCGCTGGCCCTGTCCGATCCGCCCGCCCAGGCCACGCTGGAACTGGAGCCCACCGCCGACGCCTGGATCGCCTCCCTGTTCGCTTACGACAACTTTGGCGATTCCATAATCCTGCCAGCCGGGCGCGACGGCCAATGGGGCACAAGGCGCTCGCTCCTCTGGTTTGACCTGTCGGGACTCCCGCCGGACACCCTCCCGCTCACGGCGACCCTGGACCTGGGCCTGTGGTGGGGCGAGGGCGACCCGTGGGTCATGGCCGCGCAGCCCCTTGCGGGGCCTTGGGACGAATACGGCGTTACGTGGAGCAACCAGCCTGCCATGTCCGCGCCGGTCATCACGGCCACCGTGCCCATCACCGGCGACGCCTATTCGCTGGACGTGCTCCCCCTCGTGTACGAGTGGGCGCGGGGCCGCATGCCCAACTACGGCCTCGTGCTGCGCGCCGAATCCGAATGGCGGCAGGGCCAGCGCGTCTTCTTCAGCAAAGAGGCCCTTACCCATCCCGCGCCGCGCCTTCGCGTCGCCTACGTCATCGCCACAAGCACGCCGACGCCGACGAACACGCCCACGGCCACGCCCACGCCGACCCGCACGCCCACCCACACGCCCACCCACACGCCCACGCGCACCCCGACGCCCACCTACACCGCGACGCCCACGCGCACGCCCACGCCGACGGCCACGCCCACCCTCACGCCCACACCCACGCCCACGCGCACCCCGACGCCCACCCACACGCCGCGGACGGTCAGCACCACCCTGCCCCTGACAGCCGACTCGTGGATTGACTCCTGGAATCAGAGCGCCAACCACGGCGCGGACGGCTCCATCTCCCTCCGCAACGGCGGGGTGAAAAAGGGCCTGGTGCGCGCGGAACTGCCCGCCGAGGCCATGGGACAATCCATCTACTCCGCCCGTCTGAAACTGTACTTCACGTATCGCTCCAACACGGGCGTCGGCACGCTCAAGGCCTACCGGCTGAAGCGCGCATGGGAAGAGACGACGGTTACGTGGCTCATTCCCTGGGAACAGCCAGGCGCCAGCGACCCATCGGACGTGGACGGGACGGTTGTGGGATCGGCGCCGCTCAACGCCATCAACGTGTGGGTAACGCTAGAAGTGAAGGACGCGGTGCAGGCGTGGGCCAACGGCGCTGAAAACGACGGCCTCCTACTCATCTTTGACAGCACCAGCAGCACGGAGTACCGCTTCGCGTCCAGGGAGTACGCGCCCCAAGCGCCGCGCCTGGAACTCGTGTACGGTGTCGCCGAGCCGACACCCACGGCCACGCCCACGCCCGCCGATTCGCCGACGCCCACGGCAACCCCGACGCTCACGGCGACCGACACGCCCACCGCCACAGCGACAGCAAGCCCAACGCCCACCCACACGCCGACGGCCACGCCCACCGCGACGCCGACGCCGACGTTCACCCCGACGCCCACCCACACGCCGACCGCGTCGCCTGCCG